A genome region from Cucurbita pepo subsp. pepo cultivar mu-cu-16 chromosome LG02, ASM280686v2, whole genome shotgun sequence includes the following:
- the LOC111789288 gene encoding protein CUP-SHAPED COTYLEDON 2-like translates to MDVSPFSHYDDSHHLPPGFRFHPTDEELITYYLLKKVLDSTFTGRAIAEVDLNKCEPWELPEKAKMGEKEWYFFSLRDRKYPTGLRTNRATEAGYWKATGKDREIYSAKTYSLVGMKKTLVFYRGRAPKGEKSNWVMHEYRLEGNFAYHYLSRTSKDEWVISRVFQKSGAGGGGGGATSSNGGGSKKARFVPGSVNVYPEPSSPSSVSLPPLLDSSLYSAPATISTASGNIPDRDSRSYNSPAAREHVSCFSTTAGGSLNIPNYDFAPLPPLAAADPSTRFHRNIGLSAFPSLRSLQENLQLPFFYSPANLPSTTAVHHGNISSADIGACSSAGNWAVSDETRFMNSTELDCMWSY, encoded by the exons ATGGACGTTTCTCCATTTTCCCATTACGACGACAGCCACCACCTTCCCCCCGGATTCCGCTTCCACCCCACCGACGAGGAGCTCATCACCTACTACCTCCTCAAGAAAGTTCTCGACAGCACCTTCACCGGCCGAGCCATCGCCGAAGTCGACCTCAACAAGTGCGAGCCATGGGAGCTTCCCG AGAAAGCTAAGATGGGAGAGAAGGAATGGTATTTCTTCAGCCTTCGAGACCGGAAGTATCCAACCGGTTTAAGAACGAACCGGGCCACGGAAGCCGGGTACTGGAAAGCCACCGGAAAAGACAGGGAAATTTACAGTGCGAAAACGTATTCATTGGTGGGGATGAAGAAGACATTGGTGTTTTATAGAGGAAGAGCTCCTAAAGGAGAAAAAAGCAACTGGGTTATGCATGAATATCGGCTTGAAGGCAATTTTGCTTACCATTATCTCTCTAGAACCTCCAAG GATGAGTGGGTGATTTCGAGGGTGTTTCAGAAGAGTGGCGCCGGCGGTGGAGGTGGCGGAGCCACCTCGAGCAACGGCGGTGGTTCAAAGAAAGCTCGGTTTGTTCCCGGTTCAGTTAACGTCTACCCAGAACCAAGTTCGCCGTCCTCGGTGTCTCTCCCGCCACTTCTCGACTCGTCACTTTACTCCGCTCCGGCCACCATTTCGACGGCGTCTGGTAACATACCCGACCGTGACAGCCGCTCGTACAACAGCCCAGCAGCAAGAGAGCACGTGTCCTGTTTCTCCACCACAGCCGGCGGCAGCTTAAACATCCCAAATTACGATTTTGCCCCTCTACCACCACTCGCCGCCGCCGACCCATCTACCCGCTTCCACCGAAACATCGGCCTGTCGGCGTTCCCAAGTCTGCGGAGCCTGCAAGAGAATCTCCAACTTCCATTCTTCTACTCGCCGGCCAACCTTCCTTCAACGACGGCGGTCCACCACGGCAATATCTCATCAGCCGATATCGGCGCTTGCAGCTCAGCCGGAAATTGGGCCGTCTCCGACGAAACAAGATTCATGAACTCCACTGAACTCGACTGCATGTGGTCGTATTGA